In Gemmatimonas aurantiaca, the sequence CTGCTGCATCACACGTTGCGGGTCCTCGAAGCCGGCGGCGGCCTGCATGATCGTTTCCTGCGGCCGCTGTTCTTCGGCACACTCAATACACCGCGCCGCTCACGGGCGCCGGCGGCACGACAATTCGGGCGGGTGCCGTTTCTGAATGGCGGGCTGTTCGCGCCCACAGCGCTCGAGCGACGCGCGCATCGTCTCAACTTCAGCGACGAAGCCCTCACCACCCTGATCACGGGTGTACTCGACCGCTATCGGTTCACCGCTCACGAAGACTCCACCGCCTGGTCGGAGGCCGCCGTCGATCCGGAGATGCTGGGCCGAGCCTTCGAGAATCTCATGGCTCCCGACGAACGGCATCGCTCCGGCGCGTATTACACCCCACCGCATCTGGTGGATGCGGCCATCTCCGAAGCGCTCGTCGCGCTGCTGCCCAGCATCCCGCCGGCGCTGCTCGACGAGCATCTGAGCGACCCGCTGCCGATCGACGGTGCCCTCACCGTCACGCATCGCCTGAGTTGTGCGCGGGTGCTCGATCCGGCCTGTGGATCGGGGGCGTTTCTGGTGCGCACCCTCGAACGGTTCGATGCGCTCCTGCGACGGGCCGGCGATCAACGCCCGACGCACGAACGACGACGCGCGCTGCTCACACAGTCCATCTTCGGTGTGGACCGGGACCCCATGGCGGTGTGGCTCTGCGAACTGCGCCTGTGGCTGTCGGTGGTCATCGAGTGTCACGACCCGGATATCGAACACCTCGCGCCGCTGCCGAATCTCGATCATCACATCCGCATCGGGGATTCGCTCGCCGGTGGCACGTTCCGCCATGCACCACCGGCGGGACGCGTACTCACCTCGCTCCGCACCCGCTACAGTCGCGCCAGCGGCGCGCGCAAACTCACCATCGCGTCGGCGCTCGACCAGGAGGAACGGCGACGCAGTATCGCCGAACTCTCCGGCCGCATCTCGGCGTTGCACCACGAACGCCGTCAACTGCTGCTGACGCTGCGGGGACGCGATCTTTTTGGCCAGCGTACGCGGGCATCGCGGACCGATCGGTCCCGCCTCGAGACCCTGCGGGTCTCCTCACGCGAGTTGGTCGCCCAGCGGCAGCGTCTCCAACAGGGCGGCGCCCTGCCGTTCCGGTTCGGGGCCATGTTCGCCGACGTGGGGGCGGCATCGGGCTTCTGTCTCGTGGTCGGCAATCCACCCTGGGTGCGTCCGCACGCCCTGCGCGAAAACGACCGTCAGTGGCTGCGTCACGAGTTCCGGACCATGCGTCATGCGGGCTGGCGATCGGGCGCCGCTCGAGCCGGGGCCGGAGCCGGCTTCGCTGCCCAGGCCGACCTCGCCGTTGCCTTCGTGGAACGCAGTGTCCAGCTCCTCGCGCCCAACGGCACCCTGGCCCTGCTCGTGCCGGCCAAGCTCTGGCGCACCCTCTCCGGTGGTGGCATCCGACGCCTGCTGCAGCAGGACACCACGCTCCGGGCCCTGCACGACTGGAGTGATGCCCCCGCGCAATTCGAGGCCGCCACCTACCCCGCCCTGATCGTCGCCACCAAACGTCCACGTCTGCACGACGGCGTCCCGCGCATGACGGCGCCGGCTCTCTTGCGCGCCGGCACGGGACGCACGGCCGAACCGGGCCCGGTGACAACGAACGGGAACACCTCCAGCCATGGCCAGACGTCCCCCTCACCGGCGCTGCGGATCACCGTGGTTCGCCGCAGCGCCCGTCGCTTTTTCACGCACGCCGACACGCTTCCACTCGAGGACGATGGCGGCGCACCATGGTTGCTCCTGCCGCCCGAAGCGCGCGAGGCGTTTCATCTCCTCCGCCACGCGGGCCAGCCGCTGTCGCTCTCACCCATCGGGCGTCCGTTGCTCGGGGTCAAGTGTGGATGCAACGCGGCGTTCCTCGTCGAAGCCGTCGAACACGACGACAATTCGGCGACCGTCACCTCACTGGATGTCGATCACCCCCGGCAGGGGGTCATCGAGCGGCATCTGCTACGACCGGCTCTGCGTGGTGAATCCGTTCCCGACTCACTCGGCGTCCCCGCCGGCATGGTGCGTGACCGACACCCCGATCTGCGCATCATCTGGACGCACGGACGGGATGGCGGCCCGCTCTCCGTATTGCCGCCGGCGTCCGCACGATGGCTCGCCCAATGGCGACCGCGGCTCCAGGCCCGTCGCGATGCCCGTCGTCGCGCCCCGTGGTGGACACTGTTCCGCACCGAAGCGGCGCGCAGCGATCTCCCGCGGGTGGTCTGGGCGGATATCGGCAAACGGCTCCGCACACAGGTGCTCGCGGCGGGTGATCCCACCATTCCGCTCAACAGTTGTTATGTCGTGCGTGTGCCTTCCG encodes:
- a CDS encoding N-6 DNA methylase, with the translated sequence MPRWPHHAVVLTLRAAARLLARADSHSALRLLAPHLGFEAPPIVVPAPIRRELGLHGLVRRAELFEGAGPLRLLTVELMPPDTLDDGADLRERTRRAGVALARHAPTRHWCLCVLDHDGLALCIATVRSGALRSGVDAPRIAALRIDRRRVLDSDADTFRALASAAGSGSASGSIPGDDPELRHVRFTEILQRDALSMRFYRALERSVHSLAESLTPALSAPHRRELALLCVSRCLFLGFLEAKGWLDDRRDFLLHHTLRVLEAGGGLHDRFLRPLFFGTLNTPRRSRAPAARQFGRVPFLNGGLFAPTALERRAHRLNFSDEALTTLITGVLDRYRFTAHEDSTAWSEAAVDPEMLGRAFENLMAPDERHRSGAYYTPPHLVDAAISEALVALLPSIPPALLDEHLSDPLPIDGALTVTHRLSCARVLDPACGSGAFLVRTLERFDALLRRAGDQRPTHERRRALLTQSIFGVDRDPMAVWLCELRLWLSVVIECHDPDIEHLAPLPNLDHHIRIGDSLAGGTFRHAPPAGRVLTSLRTRYSRASGARKLTIASALDQEERRRSIAELSGRISALHHERRQLLLTLRGRDLFGQRTRASRTDRSRLETLRVSSRELVAQRQRLQQGGALPFRFGAMFADVGAASGFCLVVGNPPWVRPHALRENDRQWLRHEFRTMRHAGWRSGAARAGAGAGFAAQADLAVAFVERSVQLLAPNGTLALLVPAKLWRTLSGGGIRRLLQQDTTLRALHDWSDAPAQFEAATYPALIVATKRPRLHDGVPRMTAPALLRAGTGRTAEPGPVTTNGNTSSHGQTSPSPALRITVVRRSARRFFTHADTLPLEDDGGAPWLLLPPEAREAFHLLRHAGQPLSLSPIGRPLLGVKCGCNAAFLVEAVEHDDNSATVTSLDVDHPRQGVIERHLLRPALRGESVPDSLGVPAGMVRDRHPDLRIIWTHGRDGGPLSVLPPASARWLAQWRPRLQARRDARRRAPWWTLFRTEAARSDLPRVVWADIGKRLRTQVLAAGDPTIPLNSCYVVRVPSVSDAFALHALLQSSIAAAWLDPLAEPARGGFRRFLGWTVASLPVPHDWARATKTLAPLGERLHRSTTDCAPTSGVSAGATGTRPSASDTAALTSALDEAVAESFGLRLSDLQPLLDWYRHV